The following are from one region of the Channa argus isolate prfri chromosome 6, Channa argus male v1.0, whole genome shotgun sequence genome:
- the wdr74 gene encoding WD repeat-containing protein 74, with protein sequence MMEDRSRLCSVWVGSETGILKGISLYHKQAFNFCNTTHLSRDQEVRALCWGDPAETELLVGSVDGTVKTFSTEKGAFTETRRCGDPADGCFTGLAVLSDSALVTCGECGTLRVWRDESSEPVTELDAGKNVCRMRQNPVDRQKVATGGKDNGLKIWDLEKPEKPVFFAKNLRDDWLDLRRPHWVRDMAFIPDSDKVVTCTGHHQVHVYDPSSPQRRPVLEAEYGEYPLTALSLSAAGNTVVVGNTHGQIAMLDLRKGLVRGCLKGLAGGVRGLQCHPSQPLVASCGLDRFLRIHSLEDRKLQHKVYLKSRLNCILLASQDLEAGVGAAEQASQEVKEEDDDLWDTMEHVQDVEKRKAKEEEEPQKKSKKKRKKGQD encoded by the exons ATGATGGAGGACCGGAGCAGGCTGTGTTCCGTGTGGGTCGGCTCAGAGACCGGGATTCTAAAGGGGATAAGTCTGTACCATAAACAAGCCTTCAACTTCTGCAACACGACCCACCTGAGCCGCGACCAAGAGGTCCGCGCCTTGTGTTGGGGGGACCCGGCGGAGACCGAATTATTGGTTGGATCAGTGGACGGAACCGTGAAAACCTTCAGTACAGAGAAGGGCGCGTTCACCGAGACCCGGCGCTGCGGAGATCCCGCAGATGGCTGTTTCACCGGGCTGGCCGTGCTCAGCGACTCCGCTCTAGTCACCTGCGGAGAGTGCGGGACTCTGCGGGTCTGGAGGGATGAAAGCAGCGAGCCCGTGACCGAGCTGGACGCGGGTAAGAACGTGTGTAGGATGCGACAGAATCCGGTAGACCGGCAAAAAGTTGCTACTGGCGGTAAGGACAACGGGCTAAAGATCTGGGACCTGGAGAAACCCGAGAAACCAGTGTTCTTCGCAAAAAACCTGCGGGACGACTGGCTGGATTTACGGCGACCGCATTGGGTCAGAGACATGGCCTTCATCCCGGACTCCGACAAAGTGGTCACATGTACAGGTCATCATCAG GTCCATGTGTATGATCCATCCTCCCCCCAGCGGCGTCCCGTCCTGGAAGCCGAATATGGCGAGTACCCTCTcactgctctgtctctgtctgctgcGGGTAACACGGTGGTTGTGGGAAACACCCATGGCCAGATCGCCATGCTGGATCTGAGGAAAGGCTTGGTCCGTGGCTGCCTGAAAGGGCTGGCAGGGGGTGTGCGGGGGCTGCAGTGTCACCCCTCCCAGCCACTGGTGGCATCCTGCGGCCTGGACCGCTTCCTCCGTATCCACAGCCTGGAGGACCGCAAACTGCAGCATAAAGTCTACCTTAAGTCCCGACTGAACTGCATCTTGCTGGCCAGCCAGGACCTTGAGGCAGGAGTAGGGGCAGCGGAGCAGGCGTCTCAGGAAGTAAAAGAGGAAGATGACGATCTGTGGGACACCATGGAGCATGTGCAAGATgtagaaaagaggaaagcaaaagaggaggaagaaccTCAGAAGAAGagcaagaagaagagaaagaaaggacaaGACTGA
- the LOC137128780 gene encoding protein IWS1 homolog, protein MDGEEDDFMSGNRFDDGGGTPVQDEHPASDGDEMRSDRHQSEDEGSHDEDASHPMETSGAASNSDNEEHRGADSDSDGEPTRGRNDDDDKSESEVEAPRPANSDDDSPVKHRPSNSDNEESPVKHGASDNEGGEGSSSPKRRGSNSDVMEGEERCKTAADSDSGNEDAKPLVSPERRSGTDVDSDTEMPARRKAAQIDSEEEEEEKQEGEAEGGGGKWKAVMQSDSEEEEGVGTTKAAEGSDGEQQEEKREQGDNSEDEKPVKRKKAILSDTDDDDDEDKKDKPVKRSRAVSDDENSDSEAELGGPDKSLAAKLKELGSDSESEDDRSKATSGKKDEKALFGSDSDSGGDDEEEKMIADIFGESGDEEEEEFTGFNQEDLEAEKKESKEMKQQVDEDSESDDGVDRSGQDTSFMSDFDIMLARRKAMNSRKRRHRDGGTFISDADDVVSAMITKMNEAAEEDRTLNSQKKPALKKLTLLPQVVMHLKKQDLKETFIDSGVMSAIKEWISPLPDKSLPALRIREELLRILQELPNVSQETLKHSGIGRAVMFLYKHPKESRSNKDLALKLINEWSRPIFGLTSNYKGMTREERQQRDLDQQMPQRRRLSSGGQTPRRDLEKQLTGEEKALRPGDPGFCARARVPMPSNKDYVVRPKWNVEVESSRGPMKKGLSRVDKQMRRFADIRRLTKPGHAVKISVEGNRMPL, encoded by the exons ATGGACGGAGAAGAAGACGACTTCATGTCCGGGAACCGATTCG atgatggCGGTGGAACTCCAGTTCAGGATGAACACCCCGCATCAGATGGCGACGAGATGAGGAGTGACAGACATCAATCTGAG GATGAGGGCAGCCATGATGAGGATGCTTCCCACCCCATGGAGACCAGCGGGGCAGCCAGCAACTCTGACAATGAGGAACACAGAGGAGCTGACAGCGACTCCGATGGTGAGCCCACCAGGGGCCGCAACGATGATGACGACAAAAGTGAGTCTGAGGTGGAGGCTCCTCGTCCAGCCAACAGTGATGACGACTCTCCGGTCAAACATAGACCAAGCAATTCAGACAACGAGGAGTCACCAGTCAAACACGGAGCTTCCGACAATGAGGGAGGGGAGGGATCGTCTTCCCCCAAACGCAGGGGGAGTAACTCAGACGTGATGGAGGGGGAAGAAAGGTGTAAAACAGCCGCAGACAGCGACTCCGGGAACGAGGATGCCAAACCTTTGGTATCCCCGGAGCGACGGTCCGGCACTGATGTTGACTCTGATACAGAGATGCCTGCCAGGCGCAAGGCAGCACAGATAGActctgaagaggaggaggaggagaaacaggAGGGGGAAGCAGAGGGGGGTGGAGGCAAGTGGAAGGCTGTAATGCAGTCTGAcagcgaggaggaggagggggtagGAACGACGAAAGCTGCAGAAGGAAGTGATGgagagcagcaggaggagaagcGGGAGCAGGGAGACAACAGTGAGGACGAAAAGCCAG tgaagaggaagaaggcCATTCTGTCAGACactgacgatgatgatgatgaggacaaGAAAGATAAACCTG TGAAGAGGAGTCGAGCCGTTTCAGATGATGAGAACTCAGACAGCGAGGCAGAATTAGGGGGTCCTGATAAGAGTCTTGCAGCCAAACTGAAAGAGCTCGGCTCAGACAGCGAGAGTGAGGATGACAGGTCAAAGGCCACATCAGGGAAGAAGGACGAGAAGGCGCTATTTGGCAGCGACAGTGACTCTGGAGGTGACGATGAGGAGGA GAAAATGATTGCAGACATCTTTGGAGAGTCTggagacgaggaggaggaggagttcaCT GGTTTTAACCAGGAGGACCTGGAGGCAGAGAAGAAGGAGTCGAAGGAGATGAAGCAGCAGGTAGATGAAGACTCGGAGTCTGATGATGGAGTCGACCGCAGCGGCCAAGA CACCAGCTTCATGTCTGACTTCGACATCATGCTCGCTCGAAGGAAAGCCATGAACAGCAGGAAGAGGCGACACCGTGATGGAGGGACATTCATCAGTGACGCAGACGACGTTGTCAGCGCCATGATCACCAAGATGAACGAGGCCGCAGAG GAGGATCGAACTCTGAACAGTCAGAAGAAACCAGCGCTGAAAAAACTGACACTGCTGCCACAAGTTGTCATGCACCTAAAGAA ACAGGACTTAAAGGAGACATTCATTGACAGCGGAGTGATGTCGGCCATTAAAGAGTGGATCAGTCCTCTTCCAGACAAATCGCTGCCTGCTCTTAGAATCAGAGAGGAGCTGCTCAGGATCTTGCAGGAG CTTCCCAATGTGAGTCAGGAGACTCTGAAGCACAGTGGGATTGGACGGGCCGTCATGTTTCTCTACAAACATCCCAAAGAATCTCGATCCAACAAAGACCTCGCTCTCAAACTCATTA ATGAGTGGTCTCGGCCGATCTTTGGGTTGACGTCCAACTATAAGGGAATGACCAGAGAGGAGCGACAGCAGAGAGATCTGGACCAGCAGATGCCTCAGAGACGACGACTGAG TTCTGGAGGTCAGACGCCTCGGAGAGACCTGGAGAAACAGCTAACAGGAGAAGAAAA AGCTCTGCGACCCGGTGACCCTGGGTTCTGTGCCCGGGCTCGGGTCCCAATGCCCTCTAACAAAGACTACGTCGTTCGACCCAAGTGGAACGTAGAGGTGGAATCCAGCAGG GGTCCGATGAAGAAAGGTTTGTCCCGTGTAGATAAACAGATGCGTAGATTCGCTGACATCCGCCGCCTCACAAAGCCGGGTCACGCTGTGAAGATCAGTGTGGAAGGCAACCGGATGCCACTCTGA